The following are encoded in a window of Polynucleobacter sp. VK25 genomic DNA:
- a CDS encoding tripartite tricarboxylate transporter substrate binding protein, with amino-acid sequence MYKKIHKLFLMLGAILSLGVQAQGYPIKPISMVVPQTAGGTNDIVARLIAPAFGESIGASIVVENRPGAGGNIGTQSVARSAKDGYTLLLTINSAQAINPSLYKNPGFDPINDFVPLYYIGATPYVLVSPPSSPYKTLADVVAAAKKKPGELSYASAGNGTISHLLGAMLNASAGIEMQHIPYKGVAPAINDVLGGQVPLAFASLPSALNYIKAGKLQAIAISSAKRSSAAPEIPTIAETYPDCVGEVWVAIFAPTGVSPDVVKKVQAAMDKTMAKAEVREKLTAQGLDLAPVPAAKLSSLLKDELVKWAKIVKASGAQLD; translated from the coding sequence ATGTATAAAAAAATTCATAAGCTATTTTTGATGTTGGGGGCTATCTTATCCCTAGGCGTCCAAGCGCAAGGTTATCCTATCAAGCCAATATCGATGGTGGTTCCTCAGACGGCGGGAGGTACTAATGACATTGTTGCGCGTTTAATTGCGCCTGCATTTGGAGAATCGATTGGTGCCTCTATTGTGGTTGAGAATAGGCCTGGTGCTGGAGGCAATATTGGTACACAAAGTGTTGCTCGTTCAGCAAAAGATGGTTACACCCTATTACTCACTATTAATAGTGCCCAGGCCATTAATCCTTCCTTATATAAAAATCCTGGCTTTGATCCTATAAATGATTTTGTGCCTTTGTATTACATTGGTGCCACTCCTTATGTATTGGTTTCTCCACCAAGCTCACCATATAAAACGCTGGCAGATGTGGTTGCGGCAGCTAAGAAGAAGCCCGGTGAATTGTCTTACGCCTCAGCTGGCAATGGCACCATTAGTCACTTGTTAGGCGCTATGCTAAATGCGAGTGCTGGTATTGAGATGCAGCATATCCCCTATAAGGGTGTAGCCCCAGCTATCAATGATGTCTTGGGAGGACAGGTTCCTTTGGCGTTTGCCAGTTTGCCATCCGCCTTAAATTACATCAAAGCCGGCAAGCTTCAAGCTATAGCTATTAGTTCTGCAAAGAGATCAAGCGCCGCTCCTGAAATCCCGACTATTGCTGAAACTTACCCTGATTGTGTGGGTGAGGTCTGGGTAGCAATCTTTGCGCCTACTGGTGTTAGTCCAGATGTAGTGAAGAAGGTGCAGGCAGCAATGGATAAGACGATGGCTAAAGCTGAAGTGCGTGAAAAGTTGACCGCACAGGGCTTGGATCTTGCCCCTGTTCCTGCTGCTAAGCTGAGCTCTCTACTAAAAGACGAGTTGGTAAAGTGGGCGAAGATCGTGAAGGCATCTGGCGCACAGTTGGATTAA
- a CDS encoding heavy metal translocating P-type ATPase, whose translation MNQINQRHSLTCYHCASQILPGELIEAELGGEPHTFCCPGCMAIAQTIHGEGLEVFYARRSQSGDKPAAYLASNEIPEKLKPYDDPSLRARFTRLYGEAGDLETTLRLEKIRCAACVWLCEQHLRRNAGVQDVQINYVTQKVMVRFSPDKTSLARLLFEIERIGYEAWPFEPSQSLDRAKKERRSLLLRLGVAMLSMMQVMMYAWPTYVGADITPEFEILLGWTSWGLTVPVMVYSAGPIFQAAWRSLQSFKQTHMLGMDVPIALALALAFIAGTINLITGAGQSYFDSITMFVAFILAARYVELLARQDAQGGAEALAKQLPATCERALNYPVSQEIELVPVVNCNPGEVLRVSPGEVVPADGVLIENASSLDESLLTGESKPVEKKVGDLVYAGTHNILNPFFMRIEAVGQSTRIAGIASLLDQALLAKPVMVSLAEKWTAYFVAFLLLGALVSSAIWLFFDPSRSWTVLVSVLVASCPCALSLAVPTAMAAAQGAVTKLGLLIVRGHVMEGLAKSTDLVLDKTGTLTMGQPELQEIINLRTDYRREDALALATALEAGQKHPLALSLMRAAEVENISLLSLNEPVINHLGKGLSSGDYRLGSALWIGVEQGTQLGQYGQVHLADAQGLIASFIFLDTPRPGLEQFLKAVKARNIALHLVSGDDHATVSWWANHVGIDHYQGGCAPEDKYDYIERLQKADCFVWAIGDGVNDAPLLARADISIAVGAGAPLAAAGADAILTAVSLEPLAKTLRLADKTRTIIKENLWWALAYNVLAIPAAMMGLVNPWVAGIGMSLSSLAVTLNAWRLRKA comes from the coding sequence ATGAATCAGATTAATCAGAGGCATTCTTTGACTTGCTATCACTGCGCAAGCCAGATTCTTCCGGGTGAGTTAATCGAAGCAGAGTTAGGTGGCGAGCCCCACACATTTTGCTGCCCTGGTTGCATGGCCATTGCGCAAACAATTCATGGTGAAGGCTTGGAAGTGTTTTATGCCAGACGTTCACAGTCTGGTGACAAGCCTGCGGCTTATCTTGCTAGCAATGAAATTCCTGAAAAGCTGAAGCCTTATGATGATCCATCCTTAAGAGCTCGCTTTACTCGTTTGTATGGTGAAGCAGGCGATCTTGAGACAACACTGCGCTTAGAGAAAATTCGCTGTGCCGCCTGTGTTTGGTTATGTGAGCAACACTTGCGTCGTAATGCCGGCGTTCAAGATGTACAAATTAATTACGTCACACAAAAAGTGATGGTACGTTTTTCCCCGGACAAAACAAGTCTAGCAAGATTGCTTTTTGAGATTGAGCGCATTGGATACGAGGCCTGGCCATTTGAGCCTTCTCAATCCTTAGATAGAGCAAAAAAAGAAAGACGCAGCCTGCTTCTACGTCTTGGAGTGGCAATGCTGAGCATGATGCAAGTCATGATGTATGCATGGCCAACTTATGTTGGTGCTGACATCACTCCTGAGTTTGAGATTCTTTTAGGCTGGACTAGTTGGGGCTTGACTGTGCCAGTGATGGTGTACTCAGCAGGACCAATATTTCAGGCGGCTTGGCGTAGCCTTCAATCGTTCAAACAGACTCACATGTTGGGTATGGATGTGCCGATTGCTTTAGCCTTGGCCTTAGCATTTATAGCGGGCACAATTAATTTAATTACTGGCGCAGGCCAGAGTTATTTTGATTCCATCACCATGTTTGTCGCGTTCATTTTGGCCGCAAGATATGTAGAGTTATTAGCAAGGCAAGATGCGCAAGGTGGGGCGGAAGCTTTAGCAAAACAATTGCCTGCAACTTGCGAGCGCGCATTGAATTACCCTGTATCACAGGAGATTGAGCTTGTTCCAGTGGTTAATTGCAATCCTGGTGAAGTACTACGCGTTTCTCCTGGTGAAGTGGTGCCAGCTGATGGCGTATTAATTGAGAATGCCAGCTCTCTAGATGAATCTTTGTTGACTGGTGAATCCAAGCCTGTTGAGAAAAAAGTTGGGGATCTTGTGTATGCAGGTACACATAACATTCTTAATCCATTTTTCATGAGAATTGAGGCGGTAGGACAATCAACTCGCATTGCAGGAATTGCCTCTCTGTTAGATCAAGCATTGCTTGCCAAACCAGTGATGGTGAGTCTCGCAGAAAAATGGACAGCGTATTTTGTCGCTTTCTTATTATTGGGCGCACTTGTTTCTTCGGCGATTTGGTTGTTCTTTGACCCTAGCCGTTCCTGGACTGTTTTGGTTTCTGTTCTGGTCGCCAGTTGTCCTTGTGCATTGTCTCTAGCAGTTCCTACTGCAATGGCGGCTGCCCAAGGTGCTGTTACTAAATTAGGTCTACTGATCGTGCGTGGCCACGTGATGGAGGGCTTGGCAAAGTCAACCGACTTAGTGCTTGATAAAACAGGCACTTTAACGATGGGCCAACCTGAGTTGCAAGAAATTATTAATTTACGTACAGACTATCGTCGCGAAGATGCTTTAGCTCTTGCTACAGCTTTGGAGGCAGGGCAAAAGCATCCGCTTGCACTTTCTTTAATGCGTGCTGCCGAAGTTGAGAATATTTCTTTGCTTTCATTGAATGAGCCAGTCATTAATCACTTAGGCAAAGGTTTAAGTTCAGGCGACTATCGACTGGGTAGCGCTCTGTGGATAGGTGTAGAGCAGGGTACTCAGCTGGGGCAATACGGCCAAGTACATTTAGCGGATGCACAAGGGTTAATAGCCAGCTTTATTTTTTTAGATACTCCGAGACCAGGGTTAGAGCAGTTTTTAAAAGCAGTGAAGGCAAGAAACATTGCTCTACATTTAGTTTCTGGCGATGATCATGCCACGGTTTCCTGGTGGGCTAATCATGTTGGCATTGATCACTATCAAGGCGGATGTGCGCCTGAAGATAAATATGACTACATTGAACGTTTGCAAAAAGCAGACTGTTTTGTCTGGGCCATTGGGGATGGTGTGAACGATGCTCCCTTACTTGCACGTGCAGATATTTCCATTGCCGTTGGCGCGGGCGCGCCATTGGCAGCAGCAGGGGCTGACGCAATTCTGACGGCAGTCTCACTAGAGCCTCTAGCCAAAACTTTACGCTTGGCAGATAAGACTCGGACCATCATTAAAGAAAATTTATGGTGGGCCTTGGCATATAACGTGTTGGCCATTCCTGCTGCAATGATGGGTTTGGTTAACCCATGGGTTGCTGGCATTGGGATGTCACTTTCTTCGTTGGCAGTGACTTTAAATGCCTGGCGTTTGCGAAAAGCTTAG
- a CDS encoding TAXI family TRAP transporter solute-binding subunit, protein MKFIKRQIYNPVALLAAFFMLLIILFGVLWVLVPPPPKSIEMATGFPTGLYYQFGERLKAELAKEGVDLNVRSTGGTLDNLALLNNPQSGVGFAMVQGGVANLDEYPKLVSVAGMFYEPIWVWYRPGAFKNEGSQLTILSQLKGKRVSIGNEGSGTLVLAKDLLQASGITEKEIGAERLKPDDAIEKLSNGDLDAVFVVAAAEAPILRKFYSIPGIRLMNFDQADAYTRNLTYLSKVTVPRGLLSIVHDQPRQDIQVMAATATLVANENVSPALVSLLLSASYDILKSYSRLQKVGEFPSSAGLDFPLHVDAEIYLKDGPSFLHRHLPFWTAVWAGRFVKIVIPLLVILIPLFTYIPSAKNFFLRLKLAQVYEELKVIERNAQNPALKEKNFKELADIERRVGNIKVSMLDAKELYDLKGHVGEVRMRLSLVH, encoded by the coding sequence ATGAAATTCATCAAAAGACAAATTTACAACCCAGTAGCTTTGCTAGCAGCATTCTTTATGCTGTTAATCATCCTTTTTGGCGTGTTGTGGGTTTTGGTGCCTCCGCCACCAAAGTCAATAGAAATGGCCACTGGTTTTCCTACCGGACTTTACTACCAGTTTGGCGAGCGCCTCAAGGCGGAGTTAGCCAAAGAGGGTGTAGATCTCAATGTGCGTTCCACTGGCGGCACTCTAGATAATCTTGCGCTTTTAAATAATCCCCAGTCTGGCGTTGGTTTTGCAATGGTGCAAGGTGGTGTTGCCAATTTGGATGAGTATCCAAAATTAGTATCAGTTGCCGGCATGTTTTATGAGCCGATTTGGGTTTGGTATCGCCCGGGTGCATTTAAAAATGAAGGTAGTCAGCTAACTATATTGAGTCAACTCAAAGGCAAGCGAGTTTCGATAGGTAATGAAGGAAGCGGTACCTTAGTGCTTGCCAAAGATTTGTTGCAGGCAAGTGGTATTACTGAAAAAGAGATTGGCGCCGAGAGATTAAAGCCTGACGATGCTATTGAAAAATTAAGCAATGGTGATCTAGACGCGGTATTTGTGGTTGCGGCTGCAGAGGCCCCTATTTTGAGAAAGTTCTACTCTATTCCAGGCATTCGTTTAATGAACTTTGATCAGGCGGATGCTTATACCCGCAATCTCACCTACCTTTCCAAGGTTACCGTTCCTCGAGGCTTATTAAGTATTGTGCATGATCAGCCGCGGCAAGACATTCAAGTAATGGCTGCAACAGCCACTTTGGTTGCTAATGAGAACGTGAGCCCTGCTCTTGTATCTCTATTACTGAGCGCCTCGTATGATATTTTGAAATCGTATTCACGCTTACAAAAAGTTGGCGAGTTTCCTTCTAGTGCCGGATTAGATTTCCCATTGCATGTAGATGCGGAAATTTATTTAAAAGATGGGCCTTCTTTCTTGCATCGTCATTTACCATTTTGGACGGCGGTATGGGCAGGTCGCTTTGTGAAGATTGTGATTCCGTTGTTGGTGATTCTGATTCCATTGTTTACATACATCCCATCTGCTAAGAATTTCTTTTTGCGTTTGAAATTGGCTCAGGTGTATGAAGAGCTGAAGGTGATTGAAAGAAATGCCCAAAATCCTGCCTTAAAAGAAAAGAACTTTAAAGAATTGGCTGATATTGAAAGGCGAGTGGGTAACATTAAGGTATCCATGCTGGATGCCAAAGAGCTATATGATCTTAAGGGGCATGTGGGTGAAGTGCGCATGCGCTTAAGTTTGGTTCACTAG
- the ccoS gene encoding cbb3-type cytochrome oxidase assembly protein CcoS, producing the protein MESLFLLIPLSLVLVGLLVWILRWSIKSGQFDDLDGPGHAILMDDDTPESK; encoded by the coding sequence ATGGAAAGCCTATTTCTCCTCATCCCCTTATCGCTAGTTCTGGTTGGTCTCTTGGTCTGGATTTTGCGTTGGTCCATTAAAAGTGGGCAATTTGATGATTTAGATGGTCCAGGACATGCCATTTTGATGGATGATGACACGCCAGAGTCTAAATAA
- a CDS encoding SDR family oxidoreductase, with the protein MNLAKTKVALVTGAGTGIGKAAAKALLKGGYQVVLTGRNLDKLEKAISDIGGTPNNCLAVSCDVGKPDEVKKLFEALQKQFGRIDVLFNNAGMGAPAIPMEDLSYEQWMNVVNANLCGAFLCSQEAIRMMKAQSPQGGRIINNGSISAHAPRPMSAPYTATKHAISGLTKTIALDGRPFNIACGQIDIGNAATEMTERMAAGIMQADQSIKVEPRMDVDHVGEAVLHMAQLPLESNILSMTIMATNMPFVGRG; encoded by the coding sequence ATGAATTTAGCAAAAACCAAGGTTGCCCTAGTTACAGGTGCGGGAACTGGCATCGGAAAAGCCGCAGCTAAAGCCCTTCTTAAGGGGGGCTATCAAGTCGTCCTCACTGGGCGCAATTTGGATAAGCTGGAGAAAGCTATCTCTGACATAGGCGGCACTCCAAATAACTGCCTTGCAGTTTCCTGTGATGTTGGTAAACCGGATGAGGTCAAAAAACTATTTGAGGCACTTCAGAAGCAGTTTGGCCGCATTGACGTGCTTTTTAACAACGCTGGTATGGGCGCTCCTGCTATCCCCATGGAAGACCTGAGTTACGAACAGTGGATGAACGTGGTGAACGCCAATCTCTGCGGTGCGTTTCTGTGTTCGCAAGAAGCAATCCGCATGATGAAAGCGCAATCTCCACAAGGCGGCAGAATTATCAATAACGGATCAATCTCAGCGCATGCCCCACGCCCAATGTCAGCTCCCTATACCGCTACAAAACACGCCATTAGCGGTCTGACAAAAACGATTGCCCTAGATGGGCGACCATTCAATATTGCGTGCGGTCAAATCGATATCGGTAATGCCGCCACAGAAATGACTGAGCGCATGGCTGCCGGAATTATGCAGGCCGATCAATCCATCAAAGTAGAGCCACGCATGGATGTTGATCACGTAGGGGAAGCTGTATTACACATGGCGCAACTTCCACTAGAAAGCAATATTCTTTCGATGACGATTATGGCAACCAATATGCCATTTGTTGGCAGAGGGTAA
- a CDS encoding tripartite tricarboxylate transporter substrate binding protein — translation MKTKSLRVYLLQIGVSTLIGLASPLAFADSYPSKPIKAIVPFAPGSTTDQIGRAFAAKMSETLGQPVVIENRPGANGLIGADFVAKAPADGYTILIGTNSTNAALKSLVKNLPYNQDTAFTPIGYFGSAPLIVAVNNDVPVKSLNGFVSLAKANPGKVTFAYASTSQRVSSEMLASFADIKMTGVSYKSGPNAMTDLIGGQVNMFTSDFGVSLPQVQAGKIRGLAVTSLKRSPVIPELPTVNEALGTKGYELIAFFAAFGPAGMPKDAVLKLNQAINNAAKSKDLVERLSANGFETQPGTPEALGQKIKLETAKWAKAIKEAGMEPE, via the coding sequence ATGAAAACTAAATCTTTGAGAGTCTACTTATTGCAGATCGGGGTCAGCACCCTTATTGGCCTTGCAAGCCCCCTAGCATTTGCAGATAGTTACCCCTCCAAACCTATTAAAGCGATTGTTCCATTTGCACCAGGAAGCACTACCGACCAGATCGGCCGCGCTTTTGCAGCAAAAATGTCTGAAACATTAGGACAGCCGGTAGTTATTGAAAATCGACCTGGCGCAAATGGCCTCATTGGTGCAGATTTTGTGGCTAAGGCTCCTGCAGATGGCTACACAATTCTTATCGGCACCAATAGTACTAATGCTGCCCTGAAAAGCTTAGTCAAAAATTTGCCCTATAACCAAGATACTGCTTTTACTCCCATTGGTTACTTTGGGTCAGCCCCGCTCATTGTTGCTGTCAATAATGATGTGCCTGTTAAGTCACTCAATGGATTTGTATCGCTAGCTAAAGCCAATCCAGGAAAAGTTACTTTTGCTTATGCGAGTACGTCACAACGTGTTTCGTCAGAAATGTTAGCGAGCTTTGCTGACATCAAAATGACTGGGGTGTCTTACAAGAGTGGGCCTAATGCAATGACTGATTTAATAGGTGGTCAAGTCAATATGTTCACATCTGACTTTGGAGTCTCCTTACCGCAGGTGCAAGCAGGAAAGATCCGAGGACTAGCTGTTACCTCATTAAAGCGCTCGCCAGTGATTCCTGAACTACCCACTGTGAATGAAGCATTAGGCACTAAAGGCTATGAGCTGATTGCTTTCTTTGCAGCGTTTGGTCCAGCAGGCATGCCAAAAGATGCCGTTCTCAAACTTAATCAAGCAATCAACAATGCAGCTAAATCAAAAGATCTTGTTGAGCGACTTTCTGCAAACGGTTTTGAAACACAACCAGGTACACCAGAGGCACTTGGACAAAAAATTAAATTAGAAACTGCGAAGTGGGCAAAGGCTATCAAAGAAGCAGGCATGGAGCCAGAGTAA
- a CDS encoding MFS transporter — MRFRSAGYTPLMLMAQTCALLGFACYAVVLTTLQAEWHLSNLQSGLIASAFFFGYMLAVPLATALTDRVDARKVYLIGGLTATCGLLGMGLLAYNFWTALLFMALNGAGLAGTYMPGLKILSDRIQSGELTRHIAFYTAFFGIGTGFSYLCSGWILSALGWQYVFGLIALGPLSAFLIVLLLIPALQHEKWKGSINIRLHDIFPVDKWKLVLQDKNASGFIFGYTAHTLELFASRSWIVAFFAFCTIASGEEFFLAATTLAGVINFFGVPASILGNEIALKVGRQKWVCIVMLTSAVLGIAFAFSTGHSWWLIVALAIGHAIFIMADSSTLTAGLVISAQENIKGAAMGLHSLMGFGGGLLGPAIFGFVLDISGSQTSQVAWVWAYAAVVVWGVLFVIYERRRGWGSKASVSH, encoded by the coding sequence ATGCGCTTTCGTTCAGCTGGTTATACCCCTCTTATGCTCATGGCACAAACCTGTGCTTTATTAGGCTTTGCGTGTTATGCCGTTGTATTAACGACTTTACAAGCAGAGTGGCATCTCAGCAATTTGCAGTCAGGTTTAATTGCCAGTGCCTTCTTCTTTGGCTATATGCTTGCTGTACCTTTGGCTACCGCATTAACTGACCGTGTTGATGCTCGTAAGGTCTATTTAATAGGTGGCCTCACTGCCACTTGCGGTCTTTTGGGTATGGGCTTATTGGCTTATAACTTTTGGACTGCACTCCTATTTATGGCTCTGAATGGTGCGGGTCTTGCCGGTACTTACATGCCCGGTCTCAAGATTTTGTCAGATCGCATTCAATCTGGAGAGTTAACGCGCCATATTGCGTTTTACACCGCCTTCTTCGGCATTGGCACTGGATTTTCGTATCTTTGTTCAGGTTGGATTTTGAGTGCGCTTGGTTGGCAGTATGTATTTGGCCTGATTGCCTTGGGCCCATTGAGCGCCTTTCTGATTGTCTTGTTATTGATTCCAGCCTTGCAACATGAGAAGTGGAAAGGATCTATCAATATTCGCTTGCACGATATTTTCCCGGTAGATAAGTGGAAATTGGTTTTGCAGGATAAGAATGCTTCAGGATTTATTTTTGGTTATACCGCGCATACCTTAGAGCTGTTTGCCTCTAGAAGTTGGATCGTTGCTTTCTTTGCTTTTTGTACGATTGCTTCTGGCGAAGAATTTTTTCTGGCAGCCACGACTTTAGCTGGGGTAATTAATTTCTTTGGTGTGCCCGCATCTATATTAGGAAATGAAATTGCTCTAAAAGTAGGGCGCCAAAAATGGGTGTGTATTGTGATGCTGACTAGTGCTGTATTGGGTATTGCATTTGCTTTCTCAACGGGCCATTCTTGGTGGTTAATTGTTGCTTTAGCAATTGGGCATGCTATTTTCATCATGGCAGACTCTTCAACGCTCACAGCTGGCTTAGTGATTAGCGCACAAGAAAATATCAAAGGTGCGGCGATGGGCTTGCACTCTTTAATGGGTTTTGGTGGTGGCTTATTGGGCCCCGCCATTTTTGGTTTTGTATTGGATATTTCGGGCTCCCAAACTTCGCAAGTTGCCTGGGTATGGGCTTATGCTGCCGTAGTGGTATGGGGGGTGTTGTTTGTTATTTACGAGCGTCGCAGAGGTTGGGGCAGTAAAGCGTCTGTGAGTCATTAG
- the ccoN gene encoding cytochrome-c oxidase, cbb3-type subunit I, with the protein MGLTVGSNQDTFNYKVVSQFAIVTVLWGIVGMLVGVILAAQLIWPEITFNIPWLSYGRLRPLHTNAVIFAFGGSALFATSYYIVQRTCQVRLFCDKLAAFTFWGWQAVIVSAAITLPLGITTSKEYAELEWPIDLLITVVWVAYAVVFFGTVIKRKTKHIYVSNWFFGAYILTIAVLHIVNNMEMPASLFKSYSAYSGAQDAMIQWWYGHNAVGFFLTTSFLGMMYYFIPKQAERPIYSYRLSIVHFWALNFTYMWAGPHHLQHTSLPDWTQSLGMVFSLILLAPSWGGMINGIMTLSGAWYKLRRDPILKFLVVALSFYGMSTFEGSMMSIKTVNSLSHYTDWTIGHVHSGALGWVAMITIGSLYYLIPRLVGQRDMYSTKLIEFHFWIATIGVVIYIAAMWIAGVMQGLMWRAFEPDGTLTYSFVESVKATYPFYVIRLIGGLCYLSGMFVMAYNVYKTVIGKKFIDAAIPQASVAAH; encoded by the coding sequence ATGGGACTTACCGTGGGGAGTAATCAAGATACCTTCAATTACAAGGTTGTCAGCCAATTTGCCATCGTTACTGTGCTTTGGGGGATTGTTGGCATGCTCGTGGGGGTTATCCTCGCAGCCCAGCTCATCTGGCCTGAAATCACTTTTAATATTCCTTGGTTGAGCTACGGGCGTTTGCGTCCACTGCACACTAACGCGGTGATTTTTGCCTTTGGGGGCTCTGCACTATTCGCAACGTCCTATTACATCGTGCAACGCACATGTCAGGTACGACTCTTTTGTGACAAGTTGGCGGCGTTTACCTTCTGGGGTTGGCAGGCAGTGATTGTTTCCGCTGCCATCACTTTGCCATTGGGAATCACCACTTCTAAAGAATACGCTGAACTCGAATGGCCAATTGATTTGTTAATCACAGTCGTTTGGGTTGCTTATGCAGTGGTGTTCTTCGGTACCGTGATTAAGCGCAAAACAAAACATATTTATGTTTCTAACTGGTTCTTCGGCGCATACATTTTGACGATTGCCGTCTTGCATATTGTTAACAATATGGAAATGCCAGCAAGCCTCTTCAAGTCTTACTCGGCCTATTCTGGTGCACAAGATGCAATGATTCAGTGGTGGTACGGACACAATGCAGTGGGCTTCTTCTTGACAACCAGCTTCTTAGGCATGATGTACTACTTCATTCCAAAGCAGGCTGAGCGCCCAATTTACTCATATCGCTTATCTATCGTTCACTTCTGGGCTTTGAACTTTACTTATATGTGGGCAGGTCCTCACCACTTACAACACACTTCATTGCCAGACTGGACCCAGTCCTTGGGAATGGTTTTCTCATTAATCCTGTTGGCGCCATCATGGGGCGGCATGATCAACGGCATTATGACTTTGTCAGGTGCTTGGTATAAATTACGTCGTGATCCAATCTTGAAATTCTTGGTAGTTGCATTGTCGTTCTACGGTATGTCTACCTTCGAAGGTTCGATGATGTCTATCAAGACAGTGAACAGCTTGTCTCACTACACTGACTGGACCATCGGTCACGTTCACTCTGGCGCTTTAGGCTGGGTTGCCATGATTACTATTGGCTCCTTGTACTACCTCATTCCACGCTTAGTTGGTCAAAGAGATATGTACAGCACGAAGTTAATCGAATTTCATTTCTGGATTGCAACAATCGGAGTGGTGATTTACATCGCTGCAATGTGGATTGCTGGGGTAATGCAAGGTTTGATGTGGAGAGCATTTGAGCCGGATGGAACTTTGACCTATAGCTTTGTTGAATCCGTTAAAGCAACTTACCCCTTCTATGTTATTCGTTTGATAGGCGGCCTATGCTACTTGAGTGGCATGTTTGTAATGGCTTACAACGTCTATAAAACAGTGATCGGTAAAAAATTCATTGACGCTGCCATTCCACAAGCGTCTGTAGCAGCTCATTAA
- a CDS encoding 2OG-Fe dioxygenase family protein yields the protein MTIAGLAPPLTPLKQIDQALRNDGFAIVSAETVAEFSHIALSKLQGLTQFWENLPRDPYLKDGGRYRFRRHASYQIEGDDLALVPHRAHWQSLDYNALHGGIERWFEPIQAELLSNPAWQSVLLGLAHILNGLKPVKTWFVEAHQFRIDTTDGIGRPTPEGAHRDGVDFVAVFLLDRSGIKGGETRIFDATGSAGLRFTLTQSWSLLLMNDQRMIHESTPIQPLANYGYRDTLVLTYRSNGFQDSPKHSQQ from the coding sequence ATGACGATTGCTGGCCTTGCGCCTCCGCTGACCCCTCTTAAGCAAATTGATCAAGCTTTGCGAAATGATGGCTTTGCCATTGTTTCGGCTGAGACTGTCGCCGAGTTTAGTCATATTGCGCTATCTAAGCTTCAGGGCCTCACTCAGTTTTGGGAAAATTTGCCGCGCGACCCGTATTTAAAAGATGGTGGTCGCTATCGTTTTCGGCGTCATGCCAGCTATCAAATTGAGGGCGATGATCTTGCCTTAGTTCCACATCGTGCACATTGGCAATCACTTGATTACAACGCGCTGCATGGTGGTATTGAGCGTTGGTTTGAGCCTATTCAGGCCGAGCTATTAAGTAATCCTGCTTGGCAATCCGTATTGCTCGGATTGGCCCATATCCTCAATGGTCTAAAACCTGTAAAAACGTGGTTTGTAGAGGCCCATCAGTTTCGAATAGATACCACTGATGGGATTGGGCGACCAACGCCTGAAGGTGCACATCGTGATGGCGTTGATTTTGTGGCCGTCTTCTTGTTGGATCGCTCTGGCATTAAAGGTGGCGAGACCAGAATATTTGATGCTACTGGTTCTGCAGGCTTACGCTTTACGCTAACGCAGTCCTGGTCTTTATTATTGATGAATGATCAACGCATGATTCATGAATCTACACCGATTCAGCCTTTAGCGAATTATGGCTATCGAGATACCTTGGTCCTTACTTACCGCTCCAACGGTTTTCAGGACTCACCTAAGCATAGCCAGCAATAA